A window of the Gossypium hirsutum isolate 1008001.06 chromosome A03, Gossypium_hirsutum_v2.1, whole genome shotgun sequence genome harbors these coding sequences:
- the LOC107887683 gene encoding ethylene-responsive transcription factor ESR2 translates to MEEAFKTLSGITFVPDPDPRDSISDHPNKCAASTTTAVTPTTSNTPSNKRSLKENGGSGGTMRYRGVRRRPWGRYAAEIRDPRSKERRWLGTFDTAEEAACAYDCAARAMRGIKARTNFVYPATEPHSTNDHFFPPFSFSKQSQSSIRDLNCIRNQFGQSSNWPPFASPHAGDFSGGGSSTQRNASLNMILFRDLLNSSSNSSLHAPPHHSLPEHFSFTNGTCASSFPFTFSSNSSVLPGGSLLNSSINNTSPRASDSISESFTGSTMTLPLKESNSSHATVAPTTDYMEFFPQEPSDSGLLQEVIQGFLPKPGSKKQDDSATTTNCTYHSISSPVNEMTLGQSLSGLKKEPLGFYVDYDNQAVSQQFESFNRTTAMHYANEIPAKHLQLGQDMLDDIFQYPELMSVLAARVQNG, encoded by the coding sequence ATGGAAGAAGCATTTAAGACACTAAGCGGCATCACTTTTGTTCCTGACCCTGACCCTAGAGACTCCATTTCCGACCATCCAAACAAGTGTGCCGCCTCAACCACTACTGCCGTTACTCCCACGACATCTAATACCCCCAGTAACAAGCGCTCTCTCAAAGAAAATGGTGGCTCTGGTGGAACCATGAGGTACCGTGGGGTTCGCCGCAGGCCGTGGGGGCGTTATGCTGCTGAGATACGAGACCCACGGTCCAAAGAGAGGCGGTGGCTCGGCACTTTCGATACTGCTGAGGAGGCTGCGTGCGCCTACGACTGTGCCGCTCGAGCTATGCGTGGAATCAAGGCTCGAACAAATTTCGTTTACCCGGCCACCGAGCCTCACTCCACCAACGACCATTTCTTTCCACCTTTCAGCTTCTCCAAGCAGTCTCAGTCATCTATCAGGGATCTTAACTGCATCCGTAATCAGTTCGGGCAATCTTCAAATTGGCCACCGTTTGCTAGCCCACATGCGGGTGACTTCTCCGGCGGTGGGTCTTCCACTCAAAGAAATGCTTCTCTTAACATGATTTTATTTCGCGACTTGTTGAATTCATCTTCAAATTCCTCCCTCCACGCGCCTCCGCATCATTCTCTTCCTGAACATTTCTCTTTCACCAATGGAACTTGTGCTTCTTCGTTTCCTTTCACTTTTTCATCTAATTCTAGCGTTTTGCCTGGTGGTTCCTTGTTGAATTCCTCAATCAACAACACTAGTCCACGAGCAAGCGATAGCATATCTGAATCTTTCACTGGCTCCACCATGACACTTCCTCTCAAGGAAAGCAATTCAAGTCATGCAACTGTCGCCCCTACCACTGATTATATGGAATTCTTCCCGCAGGAACCTTCTGACTCTGGTTTGTTGCAAGAAGTAATTCAAGGGTTCCTTCCCAAACCCGGCTCAAAGAAACAAGATGATTCCGCTACAACCACAAACTGCACTTATCATTCCATATCTTCACCGGTAAATGAGATGACATTGGGTCAGTCCCTGAGTGGGTTGAAGAAGGAGCCTTTAGGTTTTTACGTTGATTACGACAATCAAGCAGTTTCTCAGCAGTTTGAGAGTTTCAATAGAACTACAGCGATGCATTATGCTAACGAAATACCAGCGAAGCATCTACAGTTGGGTCAAGATATGTTGGATGATATCTTTCAGTACCCAGAATTAATGAGTGTCCTTGCAGCTAGGGTTCAAAATGGTTGA